The segment GAAAAGGGAACCATTGTCAACACCCTGTATCGCTGGCCCAGGGAAACCGTGTTCTTTAGCGAGGCCAGAAACATCGAAATCGGGGGGCATCCCTTCCCCTCGCTTTCTCCCAAACCCACCCGCCGCGAAGCCCTGCAATACTACCGCCGCGTCGCCGAGAATGAAGCTCTGGACATCCGCACGTATACCGAAGTGACCCGCATACACAAAGACGCCGGCCAGTTCAGGGTTAGCTACCGTGACCGCAGTGGCCCAGGCGAACTGCTGACCCGCTTTGTTCTGGTGGCTACGGGCTACTACGACAACCCCAACCGACTGGGCGTACCTGGTGAGGAGCTGCCCCATGTGCGCTACGGTCTGGATGAAACCCTGCCTTACTGGAACCAGCAAGTGGTGGTGGTAGGGGGTTCCAACAGTGCGGTGGAGGCGGCCCTCGAGCTCTACCGGGCTGGAGCCAGGGTTACGGTGGTTCACCGGGGGTCGGAGATTCGCCCCAGGGTGAAGTACTGGCTTAAGCCTGACTTTGAAAACCGGGTCAAGGAGGGCAGCATTCAGTTGCTGCTCAACGCGCGAATCCTGGAGATTACCCCCCGTGAGGTGGTGGTTGAAACCAACGAATCAGGTTACCGTCTGTTGCACCACCTGCCCGGCGATTTTGTGCTGGTTCACATCGGCTATCGGGCCGTGGATAACCTCTTACGAGAGGCGGGGGTGCGTTACGGTGGCGATGCGCCGCTGCTCTCGGAGCATTTTGAAACCAGCCTCGAGGGTCTCTTTGTGGCCGGTAGTGCAGGCTTTGGCTC is part of the Meiothermus sp. CFH 77666 genome and harbors:
- a CDS encoding YpdA family putative bacillithiol disulfide reductase codes for the protein MGDLVIVGAGPVGLAAAIEARRANLKAVVLEKGTIVNTLYRWPRETVFFSEARNIEIGGHPFPSLSPKPTRREALQYYRRVAENEALDIRTYTEVTRIHKDAGQFRVSYRDRSGPGELLTRFVLVATGYYDNPNRLGVPGEELPHVRYGLDETLPYWNQQVVVVGGSNSAVEAALELYRAGARVTVVHRGSEIRPRVKYWLKPDFENRVKEGSIQLLLNARILEITPREVVVETNESGYRLLHHLPGDFVLVHIGYRAVDNLLREAGVRYGGDAPLLSEHFETSLEGLFVAGSAGFGSDTRSVFIENGREHAQKAVQEMVRRRADPLAVGV